One stretch of Acidobacteriota bacterium DNA includes these proteins:
- a CDS encoding SDR family NAD(P)-dependent oxidoreductase, whose translation MNLKDKVTVVTGGAMGIGRGLCERFAAEGARAVVVADVEIEKAEAVAKKIGGLAIQTNVASEADIKNLVEQTLEKFGQIDLFCSNAGIAGVYGGAEVSNEDWQRIWEVNVMAHILAARYVLPPMLARGEGYLVNTASAAGLLSQINAAPYSVTKHAAVSFAEWLAIQYGDQGIKVSCLCPQGVRTRMLLGEDGKGENFLVAGSVSPEEVADCVVKAIAEEKFLILPHPEVAEYFQRKATDYDRWIRGMRRLKTSIEKSPGGNQ comes from the coding sequence ATGAATTTAAAAGATAAGGTAACGGTTGTGACCGGCGGCGCGATGGGCATTGGTCGCGGACTTTGCGAACGATTTGCCGCCGAAGGCGCTAGAGCCGTGGTGGTCGCAGATGTGGAAATAGAAAAGGCTGAAGCGGTCGCCAAAAAAATCGGCGGTCTCGCCATCCAAACCAATGTCGCAAGCGAAGCCGACATCAAAAATCTGGTTGAACAAACGCTGGAAAAATTCGGGCAGATTGATTTGTTTTGCTCGAACGCCGGGATTGCAGGCGTTTACGGCGGCGCGGAAGTCAGCAACGAAGACTGGCAACGCATCTGGGAAGTGAATGTGATGGCGCACATTCTTGCGGCGCGTTATGTATTGCCGCCAATGCTGGCGCGTGGCGAAGGTTATCTGGTGAATACCGCATCGGCTGCCGGATTACTCAGTCAGATTAACGCCGCGCCCTATTCAGTCACCAAGCACGCGGCAGTTTCTTTTGCCGAATGGCTCGCGATTCAATATGGCGATCAGGGTATCAAAGTTTCTTGTTTATGCCCGCAAGGCGTCAGAACCCGTATGCTGCTTGGTGAAGACGGTAAGGGCGAAAATTTTCTGGTAGCAGGTTCGGTGTCGCCCGAAGAAGTTGCCGATTGTGTAGTAAAAGCCATCGCCGAAGAAAAATTTTTAATCCTGCCGCACCCGGAAGTCGCGGAGTATTTCCAACGCAAAGCCACGGATTATGACCGCTGGATTCGCGGAATGCGGAGACTCAAAACCAGCATCGAAAAATCGCCAGGAGGTAATCAATGA